The DNA sequence GCAGGCTGGCCGCCGTCAGCGCCATGGAAAATATAGTGAGCCTCAACGGATCGACACCAAGCATGATCGGGATGGCCGCAAGCAACAACGATACCGTATACACGGCGCTGAAGCCTGGATTGTCGCGCGGCTTGCGGTCCTCGCCCCAGGTCCAGCCGAAACCTTGCGCCACGAGGTAAGCCTGTTGCAGCGCGACTTCGAGTGCAGCGCCGAAGCAGGCAATGGCGAGAGAGGCTACGAACAGGATGAAACCCCAGAAGCCGAATACCGGGATCAGCATCAATGGCATTTGGTGATAGTCGTCGACCTGGTTGATGCCGTGCGTGGCCAGCACGAGAGCGGCCACGATCAACACGCCGATCGAAATGGTGCCGCCGAAGGTCATCCCCAGTCCCGCTATGGCCCGGTTGGCGCCGAGGTAGCTCTTGTCCCACTGGTCCTCGATAGCCCCCGAGGAATAGAACATGAACAGGTAGGGCGATATCGAGGCGCCGAGAATGCTGACCGCCATGAACCAGTAATTGGCGGTATCGTGGGCTGGCAGCGAAGGCACCGCGCCAGCCGCGACCGCCGTCCAATCGGGTTTCAGCATCACGGCCGCGACGACGAAACACAACGTCACCAGGCCCAGCATCGACACGCCTTTCTCGATGAAACCGAACGTGCCTTTCCAGAGCAGCAGCCATGCCAGAAAAGCCACCGGCAGAGCCCACCACTGGAAGCCTATGCCCGTGGCAAGTTCGAGTGCGATGGCAACGCCGCCGATCTCGGCGGAGAGCACCATGAGACTGAGCAGCAAGGTGGCAAGCAACGGCCACACAAAGACGTTGAAACCAAATCTCTCGCGGATGCCGTCGCAGATCGTGTGATGGCTCACCGCGGCGAACCGGCCGGCCATTTCCACCAGAAAGATGATGCAGATGGTGCCGAGGACCACGGCCCAGATCAACTGGAAACCGAAGGTTGCGCCCGCCTGCGCCGCCGTCGCCATCGATCCGACTTCGAGGAAGCCGCCAACGCTGGTAACCACGCCGAGCGATATTTCCACGAGCTTCTTCATGGCTTCGGCGCGAAATATCTGGCATAGGCGGTCGCCAGCGTGCGCGAGCCCCGTCGAAGATCCTGCTTTGCGTTTTGGACCTCCGCTCGATTGTCCGCCTGCAATCCCGCGTCGGCGCGAGCCACCGCGGCTGACAGATCCTTGACCGCTGCCGCCAAAGCAGATTGCTCGGCGGGTTCAGCCGTTCCGGCCGATCGGATTTGTGCCTCGGCGTCGGCCAGAGTCTTGCCGGACGACCGCAGCGTGCCGGCTGTGTATGCGAACGGCGCCGCCCCATCCATCCAGGCATCCAGCACCACCGATACGGTCTGTGCCGCGGAGGCCGCCGTTTGTGATTGCTGCTCGATCTGATCGGAGGACGAGCATCCCGCCAAGACGCCCGTGAGCAACAGCACGCACATACAACTCAGCCTGGGATATGGGCCACTAAAGGTCAAAGCCGGCGTTTGGTGCGCCACGAGAATGATCTCCCCGAGCCGATGGAAGTCGCGGTCGGCGTGAATTGATCTAGAGCGCCCGGTGTGCCCGTCAATCAAACGCCACCGCTCGGACAGGCGCCGACCGCGAGACATAAGGACCAACGACAGAGGCCCGCCGGCCACGAGACCCAATTCAAGCGGAACAAAGCATCGATTGTGGGATTGGAACACGGGAAGGTGGCGACCCGTCCTGATCATCGACGTGATGGACTGCTGCACAGAGGATTCGGCAATGCCTCGTCTCATAGTCTGGATAGCCATCGTGGCAGCCGTCATCATTGCGGCTTGGTTGTGGCTCGGCAGCCATAGAACGAGCAACGATAGCGGCAGCCAGCCCGCGCCCCACGCGATCGACCAGAACGGCTAATTCACTCCTGCTCTGTTGGATCTGCAGGATTCTCGATCCTGTATTCGTGGACCAGGCCGAGAACCTGATTTCTCACTGTCTCGCGCGCTTCGGGCTGAATGAAAAGCATCAGCCGGTCGACGGTTTCAACGACCGGCCGCGGCAGGTCCGCTACCGCGTCGGTGAGCTCACTGCCATGTTCATACATGTTGTCCGTCAGCTTCTTGTCCAGATCGGAAAGGATACCCATCACCAAGCTCCATAGCTTTGCTCTCCATCCTGATAATGGTCAGTCCAGCGGAGATGTTCCGAGAAGCACGCAAGCGCCCGGCGCCGTTTCGATATTCGAAGCGCGATGGCAGAGCCAGTCGGGAAACCAGCGACCAACCAGGCCGGGAGCAGAAGGAACGTCAGAACAACACGGTGGATGACAGACAACGCCCTCGGCTGAAATTAAAGACGGCGCCACTGGTGACCAAGTTGCGGCTGTTGGCGAGCCGAGAATCACTGCTGCCCCGGCATCTCGGTATTTTCCTTGGGATCTTTCTTGACCCCTGCAGCCGGTGAGGTGTCCGCCGGAGCGTTGCCGCCCTGGTTCTGCTCAGGCGCTCGTTTCAGGGGCGAGGTGCGCCACCCCACATCGACGTAGAGAAAGCCGATCAGGAAACCGACGATGATGACAGCGGCTATCACCAGCGAGAGTAGTGCGTTGCGTCGTTCCATCCTGCGGCTCCCTTCGCCTGCCGAACAGCCACTGACGAAAATAGTTCCACAGCCAGGTGGCACCGAGGCCGGGCGCCGGCCGTCACCGCAGCCGCGAAGCAACGCAACGGGATCGAGCTCGGCCGGGTCGCGCCAGCGACGTGCGCCCTTGCTGTTGCGATCATATCGAAACCAGACGCGGCGTCACTTTGCAACTCATGCGCGTCTCACGATTCTCGCCGGCGTCACTACCCGGGCAAGCAACGGCAAAACCCTAACCACCAGATGGCTTCGGTGATGCCGGCTGTGTCGGCTGCGTGCCTTGCTGGTCCCCGCCGGTGCTGGACTGCGGTGTCGGATTGGTATCCGTCGTTGGATTCTTGTTCACCGGCTGGCTGTTCATCGTATCCGTCTTGGATTTGACGGGGTCGGCATTGTTGTTGCACGCCGCCAGGGCGAGCAACGCCGATGCCGACCAAATCAACCACATCGCTTTCATACTGACTTTTCCTGGATGAGTTCGGGTGAAGCAACCTGCAAGGGACCTATTCGATCGAACCGGATGGAAAGCCCTTGTTTGACGGCACTTTTAGCCAGCAAATGATCCAGCTCGCTATCGTCGATGGGGCTGCGAACCAGCTGACGAATGGCCTTGCACGCCAACTCGGTCGAGACGAAGTCATATCTCCTGCTTCTGGCGGATACATATTGTTCGACCAGCATCTTCACGCGCCTGAGCGCGATTTCATCGGCATATTGCATTTTCGTTTCTCCTGCGCGCCGAACTGCCGAGTGTGTGGGTTGTTCCCAGCTGAACTCGAAACACGACCGCCAAGCTCATGAGAAAGCCCGCGCCTCCCGGCCGGGGAACGCGCGGGCTGATCAGGCTGAGGGGAACCCGATCGCGCGGCGCCAAACAAGGGGAGCGACGACGCCGCACGACACCGAACCTGGATCGGCCTCAGTTGTTCCACGTCGTCATCTTCGCGTTGTTTGCGCTTGAACGCGCCCAGGGTTTCGACTGGCATGGCCCTTCGGCAGCCCGGCATTCGATCCGGTCCACGCGGAACAATCAGGGACCCCGCTGGTTCGGCCGGAACGAACTTCGGAGGACATGATGACCAATGCAAAGCTGGCCGTGGTGACGGGCGCATCGAGCGGCATCGGGAGGGAACTTGCCAAACTATGCGCCAAGGACGGCTATAATCTGGTCATAGCCGCCGACGAGCCCGCGGTCCAACAGGCGGCCGAGGCTCTGGCTTCGCATGATGTGACCGTTGAAGCCGTCGAGGCAGATCTGGCATCCGTCGAAGGCGTCGATCAACTCATTGCGCGGGTCGGCGATCGCGACATCGACCTTCTGTTCCTGAACGCCGGACGCGGCCTCGGCGACGGCTTTCTCGACCAGGACTGGCAGAAGGTTCGCCGGGTCATCGACACCAACATCACCGGCACGGTCTACCTTGCGCATGAGCTCGGCGCCAGGATGGCACGCCGCGGCCGTGGCCGAATTCTGTTCACCGGATCGATTGCCGGCTTCATGCCCGGCACTTTCCAGGCCGTCTACAACGGCACCAAGGCGTTCATCGATTCCTTCTCGATCGCGCTGCGCCATGAGATGCGGGACACCGGCGTCACAGTCACGGTGCTGATGCCCGGGGCGACGCAAACGCGGTTCTTCGAACGCGCCGAAATGATGGATACCAAGGTCGGCACCGACGAGAAGGACAATCCGGCAGATGTCGCCAGAACCGGTTATGAGGCGATGATGGCGGGAGAGGAACAAGTGATCAGCGGCTGGAAGAACAAGCTGCAGGTCGCCGCCGCGCATATCACTCCGGCAGGTACGCTGGCCGAACAGCACCGCAAAATGGCCGAGCCGGGTTCAGCGTCCAGAGACTGATCTCTACCTGTCTGCGGACGCAGACCCTTTGCGAGTATCGCAAGGTAATCGTCGGTGGCGCCCACTTCGGCTGAATGAAAGCTGCATTTGCCGATACCTCAAAATAGTCAACGCAGGAGCAACAGGATGAAAGCCCTCACATGGCACGGCAAAGGCGATATACGCTGCGATCAGGTGCAGGATCCGGCCATCGAGGATGACCGTGACGTCATCATCAAGGTCACCTGCTGCGCCATTTGCGGCTCGGACCTGCATCTGATGGACGGCTACATGCCGACCATGGAATCGGGCGACGTGCTTGGACACGAGACCATGGGAGAGGTCGTGGAGGTCGGCCGCGGTCATTCCAAGTTCAAGAAGGGCGACCGCATCGTGGTGCCGTTCAACATTTCATGCGGCGAATGCTGGTTTTGCCAGAAGGGGCTGTTCTCGCTTTGCGACCGGTCCAATCCCAATGCCAAGCAAGCGGCCGAGGTGATGGGACAATCGCCGGCCGGCCTGTTCGGCTATTCGCATCTGGTTGGCGGCTATTGGGGCGGCCAGGCCGAATATCTGCGCGTACCATTCGCCGATGTCGGCCCGATCAAGGTGCCGGAAGGCATGGATGACGAGCAGGTGCTGTTTCTTTCCGACATCTTTCCGACCGGCTACATGGCAGCGGAAAACGCCGGCATCGAGCCCGGCGACACGGTCGCGATCTGGGGCTGCGGTCCGGTCGGCCAGTTCGCCATCCAGAGCGCATGGATGCTCGGCGCCGGTCGCGTCATCGCGATCGACAAGGTTCCGGAACGACTGGCCATGGCTCGCGAACATGGCAAGGCCGAGACACTCGATTTCAGCAATTCAAAGATCTACGACGCCCTGATGGCGATGACCGATGGCCGAGGGCCGGATCGCTGCATCGATTGCGTGGGTACCGAAGCCGATGCCGGCGCCAGTGCAGACTCCATGCTCGACAAGGTCAAGGCGGCTGCCTTCCTCGGCACCGACAGGCCACATGTGCTGCGCGAAGCAATCTACTGTTGCCGCAAGGGCGGCACCATTTCGATCCCCGGCGTGTATATCGGCCTCGTCGATCATATCCCCTTTGGCGCCGCGATGAACAAGGGCCTGACGTTCCGTATGGGCCAGACCCACACGCAGCGGTATCTCGAACCGCTTTTGGCCAAGGTCCAGACCGGCGAGATCGACCCGTCCTTCGTGATCACGCACAGGGCCGGCCTTGAAGCCGGGCCCGATCTCTACAAGACGTTTCGCGACAAGCAGGACGGCTGCATCAAGGTGGTCATGCGGCCGCATGGGTGAGCCGTTCATCGGCACGAGAACCGTTTCGTCTTCGCTCGTGCCTTCCCCTTCATGGCGCCGTCGCGGTCGCGGAACTTTCAATCGTGCCGATGATTGAAATCGTTTCGTGCAAGGAAAGGAACCATCATGGCCAAGGAAGATTCTGCCTCGAAACCCGCCGTCCGGTCACCCAACGCCGAGGGCCTGCCGCACCCAAGGAGGGATGCCAGCGACACGGATGCCGGTGCAAAACCGCTGACGCCAAAGACCGCGGGCGCGTCGCGCCCGTCAAGCGTTCCATTGGACAATCCGGTCGCCAACCGAAATGCCGGTCGGCCGCGCCAGGCGAGCACCACGCCCCGGCCCACCGACAAGCCGCTGGATTGATCGCGACAGGCTAGCTCCTTGGATCACGGTTTCTTGGCGCGAAGCGATGCCAGGTCGGCCACGGCAGTGAGGATGGCCGCTTCGCTTGCGGGTTTTGCCACGAATTTGCAGTTTCGGAACCGGGCGGGAAGATCGCCCCGCCCATATCCCGTTACGAACGCGAAAGGAGTGCCGCGAGTCAGCAATATCTCCGCGATCGGCAGGCTCGTTTCGGCGTTCAGTTGAACGTCCAGCAACGCCATGTCGACCTTATCGGCCTCGACCAGCCGAAGTGCTGCGGCAACGGACGAAACAGGCCCGACCACGGGATAGCCCGCCGCACGCAGATCAGACGCGACGTCCTCCGCGATCAGCCACTCGTCCTCAACCACCAGAACGCGCGGTCTGTCGCTCACGGCGCGTCCTTGTGGTTTGCCGAAAAAGCGATCTGGACCTCAAGACCTTCCTTGTGGAAGGAGGTGTCGACCTGGCCCCCGAGCCTGTAGCCGATTTCCCCCTTCAACAGGTTCAGGCCAAAGCCGTTGTTCAACGGCTCCTTGACCGGAGGGCCGTCCTTTTCGCGCCAGCCAAGCGTGAAATTATCGCCGTCCATCGCCCATCTGACACCAATCCTGCCTCGAGGCTTGGACAGGGCGCCATACTTGGCCGCGTTGGTTGCCAGTTCATGGATGGCCATACTGAGGGAAAGCCCCTGTTGCGGGCCGAGTCTAACATCGTCGCCATCGAGTTCGATCCGTTCGATGCCGAACGGCTCGAGTTCCTGGTGGAGCAGTTCCTTGACCGAAGCTTCTTTCCACCTCTCGCGGGTCAGCAATCCGTAGGCCCGGGACATGGCATGCAGCCGGCCGATCAAGGCCTCCGCGAACTCTTCTTTCGTATCCGAACTGTCCCGCGTCCGGTTGGCGATGCTGGCGATCACCGCCAGCATGTTCTTGACGCGATGGTTGAGCTCCGAGATGAGCACCTGCTGATGCTCTTCCGCCCGCGCCAGGGTGGTGACGTCGACCAGTGTCACCACGACGCCCTGTATCCTGTTGCCCTTGTCCCGATAGGGATTGATGCGGACCATGTGAAACAGGCCCCTGGAATCGCGCGCAAGATGGTGGTTCAGGGTCTCGCCTGTCTCGAACACCTTGTCGATGTGCTGCTTCAACTCGGGATAATCGAGTTGGCTCGACAGATCCGTCAGCGGTCGGCCGACGTCGGAGGGGCGCAGACTGAAGAAGGACGAGGCCGCCGGCGTGAAGGTCCGCACCACAAGACTGCGGTCGAGAAAAATGGTCGCGATGTCGGTGCTTTCGAACAGATTGCGCAGATCGCTGTTGGCGTGATCGAGCTCTTCTATCTTGCTGGTCAACTCCGCGTTGATCGTGTTGAGCTCTTCGTTGAGCGACTGCATCTCTTCCTTGGACGCTTCAAGTTCCTCGTTGGTGGATTGCGCCTCTTCGTTGACGGAGACGAGTTCCTCGTTCGACGATTTCACCTCTTCGAGGGCCGTCTCGTATTCCTCTATGGTGGATTGAAGGCGCTCTCTTGTGTCGCGCAGTTCCCGCTCAAGATCGGCGGTGCTGTCGCTGTCACGGCCGCCCCCGGCCTCATCGGATCGGGCCTGGGTCGGGCCCGACGGCTCGAAGAGGACAAGGTAAAGCGGCTCACCATTGCCCCTCTCGGCCAGGGGTTCGATGGTCAGCCTGATCGGTTGGACGCGTTCGTCGTCTTCCTCGACGGCGAGATTGTCCCGCACAACAGTGCGGCGTGTCGTCGTCGCCTCCCTCAATGCGGCGCGCAGGTCCAGGCGAAGCCCGCGGCGCGCCATCGTCAGCAACTGCCGGCTGGGGATGCCTTGCGGCGCTTCGAGGTATCTTCCGGTCCTCGCCGAATAGTAGACGACGTCGCCTTCGGCGTTGACGAGGACATGCGGCGGCGCGAACCGCTCCAGCACCTGCGCCTCGACAGCCTGGCGCAGCGGATAGCCGACCGTGCCCTTCTTCAAGCCGGCGGTTTCGGCGGGAAAGACGCCGGAATGGACATCCCCGATCAGCGCCGGCAGCCTGATATGTGGCGAGGCATGCTCCCGTGCTTGGAAGAGGCGATGCTTCTTGTCGACGGTGGCGAACAGATTTTCGTGCTGCCCAACGCTTTCGGACGTGCCGAGGAAAAGATAGCCACCCGGCTTCAGCGAATAGTGGAAGACAGGAAGAACGCGACTTTGAATGGCTGGGCCGAAATAGATCAGCAGATTGCGGCACGAAACCAGATCCATGCGCGAGAAGGGCGGATCGCGGATGACGCTGTGCGGCGAGAAGATGCACAGTTCCCGGATCTCGTTGCTGATGACGTAGCTTTCGCCATCGCCGTTGAAAAACCGCTGTTTGCGCTCCGGGGAAAGACCCTGCATCAAGGCCTCGGGATAGCGTGCGGCGCGCGCCACGGCCAGGGCCGGCTCGTCTATGTCGGTGGCGAATATCTGGACGCGCGGAACGGCTGAAAGCGTTTCCATGTGTTCACGCAGCAGGATGCCGATGGAGAACACCTCCTCGCCGGTGGCGCAGCCGGGAACCCAGACCCTGACCGTATCGGTCGCGGTCTTGCCCTCGAACAGCCGCGGGATGATCTTTTGCTCCAGCAATTCGAAGGCATCGGGATCGCGGAAGAAGTTGGTGACATTGATCAGCAGATCGCGAAACAGGTTCATCACCTCGCGAGGGTCCTTCTTCAGCCAGTCGATATAGCCATTGATGGACTGTATCTGGGCGATCTGCATGCGCCGCTTGATGCGGCGCAGGAATGTCTTGGTTTTATAGCCTGAAAAGTCGTGGCCGGAGTGGCTGCGCAAAATGCCGTATATCTGTTCGCGGACCTTATCTATGTCGGCCGCATGGTCGTCCTCTTCGTTCGTCAGCCCGTCCAGCATGTCGAAGCCCCTGGCGTAAGCCTCGAGCTTCGCCCCAATCTCCTCGGCGGGCACGGCAACATCGATGAGCCCGCTGGCAATGGCGCTCTGCGGCATGTCGGGATTGCGCGGACCATAGCCGTCCGGCGCTTGCGCGACGGTGAGCCCGCCCCGCTCCTTGATCGCCTTCACGCCCAGGGTGCCATCGGAATCACCGCCCGACAGAATCACGCCGACCGAGTATTCGCCCTGGTCGTCGGCCAGTGCGCTGAAGAAGATATCGACAGGTTTGCGCTCTTGGGTAAGCCCATTGGGGCGCCGCAGGTGCAGCACGCCATTCTCGATGACCAGAGTGACGTTTTCCGGCATCACATAGACGTGGTCGGGTTCGACGGCCACGCCGTCCTCGACCACCACGACAGGCATCTCGGTGTAGCGGTCGATGACCTCGTGAAGCAGGCTGTTGCGCTTGGGACTGAGGTGCGTGATGATCACGAACGCCATGCCGGGCCGGTCGGTGATGCCCTTGAAAAGCCCTTCCATTGCGGGAATGCCACCAGCGGACGCACCGATGCCGACGATGGGGAACTTGATTGATCGGGCTGTCACGGCATGTCCCCCCTTTCGCCCGACCGACATGAAGTCTCTCAACGTCGGATCGGACAGGACACAACCATATAGCGCGCAGGGAGGATGGAACAAGTCAGCATGGATGACGTTGAACCCGATATCCATGGTGGTTCAATGACAAAACGCTCTGCTGGCCTGAAAGTCCTGGCGCCAATGGTGCCGGGGGCGCCTGAATTAATCGAAGGTCTCGATGGGCCCATCCCGGATCGCATGCTGGTGCTTGCGAAACGGTTGCAGGCGGCGCTGGATGACAGGAAAGTGGAAGTGCCTTCTTTGCATCCTAAACTCCGTTCGAAGAAAGGATGACGACGTGCGCGATCTGCGGGGGTTGCATCTTCTGATTGTCGAAGACGAATGGTCGATGGCTGGAGATCTTGCGAGGTTTTTCAGCAACATGGGTGCTATCATTCTCGGGCCCGCCGCTACCGTCGAGCAGGCGTCTGAACATACCGATCAAGCCGAAGCTGCAATCCTGGACGTCAATCTCAACGGCCGACGTGTGTTTCCGATCGCCGACAAGTTGATGCGCCGCGGTATCCCCTTCGTATTCTTCAGCGGCGACAACGACATCGCCATCCCCGAGCATCTCCGTTACGCCAGCAATTTGCGGAAATCCTCGGGCAGCAAGGCTGTGTTCAATGCCCTTTTTCCGCCGCAGGCATCCGAACAAGCGGACATCTCCGTGCCCTCCCCGCCAGACGACGTTTTCACCCTTTTGCCCAAACTGCGCCTCGCGGCGCGTCTTCTGCTGGGAGACGTCAACGCATCGGACCGGCTGGTCGAGAGGACACTCGAGCAAGCGATCCGGGACGTCGACCACCGGCAGCTTGGCCAGTCCACCGAAAACTGGCTCAACGACGTCATGCGAGAAGTGGCCAAAGCCCGCGGCGCAAAGCTGATGCATTGAATTCTCCTGGGCCGAGGCCAAGACGCTTCGCTGGATCACCTTTCTGGATCAGCGCCCGAAGCAATAGGGCAGTCGATTGTTCCAGCGACTTTCGGGATTTTCTGGGGCCCGCTGCATCGGCCGCCAGCCAGCCCTCTCAACCCTTGCGATCGCGCTCGACGAATTTATTAAAACGGCTGGATTTTCCGTCGCTGGTCTTGGCCTGATAAAGGAAGGCGAGATCGTTCTCGTCGAATATCCGGAAGAACTCGTCCCAATCGATGGGGTCGAATGCTTCCTCGGGCTCGCCAAAGTCGATCCGCAGGATGCCGCCCTCGCCCTTGGTGCGGACCACCGCCGGCCGGCCCTGCCGCTCCTCGGCCCATTTGCGAATTTCGTCGTGATTGGTGGTTGTCTGGGACTGCGACATTGAAATCTCCCTTGATCATCGGCTTCGCTTTTCGGCGTCACGGCGGCTGTCGAGCGCCCTAACAGCATACCGGCGGCAATGTTCCCGCATCGCGGGCCGATGGTGTTGCGCTTGCTTTCAGGCGAAGCCCGCGAAGGGAACTTTGTTGAAGCACAGGGAACAAACCTTTTGCCGAAAAGTTCGGGGCGCCGAGGTCACTTGTCCGAGGAGTCGTCGTGAAACGCATATTGGTTACAGGAGGCTGCGGCTTCATCGGCCGCCACGTCACACAAGAACTCATCGCTCAGGATTATTCAGTTCGCATTCTCGACGCCCTGCTGGAGCAGGTGCATGCGGGTGAAGCGGTCGCGCTTCCCGCAGGTGCCGAACTGATCAAGGGCGACATTCGCGACCGCGAAGCCGTTGCCGAGGCGCTGGAAGGCGTCGACGCCGTCATTCATCTGGCATCGGAAGTCGGCGTCGGACAATCAATGTACGAGATCGCGCGCTATGTCGGCACCAACGATCTCGGCACGGCAACATTGCTTGAAGCGCTGATCAAGCATCCGGTCGAACGGATCGTCGTCGCCTCCTCGATGAGCGTCTATGGCGAGGGCCTCTATGCCACGCCCGACGGCCGGCGCATCGACAATGCAAGGCGCAAGTCAAGCGACATCAAAAGCGGACAGTGGAATCCGCTGTCGCCGGAAGGTGAACCCCTTTCGCCGCTGCCGACGGATGAAGAAAAGCCGGTCGACCTCGCCTCGATCTACGCGCTGACGAAATACGCCCAGGAACGCGCCGTGCTGATCTTTGGCGAAGCGTACAACATCGATGCGGTCGCGTTGCGCCTGTTCAATGTCTTCGGTGCCGGCCAGGCGCTATCAAATCCCTATACCGGCGTGCTGGCCAATTTCGCTTCACGTCTCGCCAATGGCCAACGGCCGATGATCTTCGAGGATGGCGAACAGAAGCGCGATTTCGTTCATGTGCATGACGTCGCCCGCGCCTTTCGCCTTGCGCTGCAGCAACGTCAGGCAAAGGGCCACGTCATCAACATCGGCAGCGGCCGCGCCTATGCGATCAGCGAAGTCGCGCGATTGCTGGCCGAAGCCATGGGAACCCCGAACCGTTCGCCCGAGCTGCTCGGCAAGGCGCGCTCCGGCGACATTCGCAACTGCTTCGCCGATATCTCCAAGGCTCGTGAGCTGCTCGGTTTCGAACCCGCCCTGCAATTGGAGAACTCTCTCGGGGATTTCGTTTCCTGGGTGCGCAACACGGCCGCCGTCGATCGCGGCGCCGAAATGAAGCGCGAACTCGAAGAGCGCGGGTTGGTGTCATGAGCCCGGGCGCACGCAACCGACGCGAAGCGCCGGTCGCCATCGTCGGCGGCAGCGGCTTCATAGGATCAAACCTGGCCGACAGCCTGTTGTCGGATGGCGAGCCAGTGCTGGTGGTCGACAATCTCAGCCGTCCCGGCGTCGAACAGAACCTGCAATGGCTCGCACAGAAACACGGTGGCCGCCTAACGGTCGAGACCATCGATGTGCGGGACGCCAATGCCCTGGCCCCGATTCTCATGAGATCCAAGGCGATTTTCCATCTGGCCGCGCAGACGGCCGTCACCACGAGCCTGGTCCGGCCGGACGAGGATTTCGACATCAATCTTCGCGGAACGTTCAACGTGCTGGAAGCGGCGCGGCTGAGCAGCGAGCGCATCCCGGTGATTTTCGCCAGCACCAACAAGGTTTACGGCAGCCTCCCCGACGTCGCGGTTCGCGCGGACGACGACCGCTACATACCTTGCGATAGCGCGATCCAGGCCGGCGGGATCGACGAGGCTCGCGGCCTCGATTTCTGCACACCCTATGGCTGCTCCAAGGGCGCGGCGGACCAATATGTGCTCGACTACGCCAAATCCTACGGCATGCCCACGGCGGTGCTGCGGATGAGCTGCATCTACGGACCGCGCCAGTTTGGAACCGAGGACCAGGGTTGGGTAGCGCACTTCCTGCTCAGCGCCCTGACGGGACGGGAAATCACCATCTACGGCGATGGCAGGCAGGTGCGTGACATCCTGCACGTTTCCGACGCGGTCGCCGCCTACAGGGCCGTGCTGGACGGCATCGAGATCACCAAGGGCCAGGCATTCAATCTTGGCGGCGGACCAGAAAATGCGCTCAGCCTGCGTATGCTGTTGAGTGAGATCCGCAGCCTGACCGGTCGCGAGCTCTCGGTCCGCCACGATGGGGAACGGACCGGCGACCAGCCCTTCTTCGTCGCCGATACCCGCAAGATCGAAACCGCGCTTGGCTGGAAGGCGCAGGTTGCGTGGCGCGAGGGCATTCGCGATCTCGCCGACTGGCTGCAGCGCCACCGGCTTGAGCCCCGCCCCGAAGCCGTGAGGTACGTCGCATGAGAATAGCCCTGGTCAACCCGTCCTGGACATATGACGACAGCATCTATTTCGGCTGCCGCCAACCGCATCTGCCCCTGGAACTCGGCTATTCGAAAGCCCTGCTCGAGGCGGCCGGCCATGAGGTGCTGATGCTGGACGGACAATTGCAGAAGCTCGATAATTCCGGGCTCTGCAAACGCGTGG is a window from the Mesorhizobium australicum WSM2073 genome containing:
- a CDS encoding NRAMP family divalent metal transporter codes for the protein MKKLVEISLGVVTSVGGFLEVGSMATAAQAGATFGFQLIWAVVLGTICIIFLVEMAGRFAAVSHHTICDGIRERFGFNVFVWPLLATLLLSLMVLSAEIGGVAIALELATGIGFQWWALPVAFLAWLLLWKGTFGFIEKGVSMLGLVTLCFVVAAVMLKPDWTAVAAGAVPSLPAHDTANYWFMAVSILGASISPYLFMFYSSGAIEDQWDKSYLGANRAIAGLGMTFGGTISIGVLIVAALVLATHGINQVDDYHQMPLMLIPVFGFWGFILFVASLAIACFGAALEVALQQAYLVAQGFGWTWGEDRKPRDNPGFSAVYTVSLLLAAIPIMLGVDPLRLTIFSMALTAASLPLTVVPFLFLLNDERYVGEHRNGILSNAAVIFIIALGFVLAVVTIPLQIFGGT
- a CDS encoding SDR family NAD(P)-dependent oxidoreductase, translating into MTNAKLAVVTGASSGIGRELAKLCAKDGYNLVIAADEPAVQQAAEALASHDVTVEAVEADLASVEGVDQLIARVGDRDIDLLFLNAGRGLGDGFLDQDWQKVRRVIDTNITGTVYLAHELGARMARRGRGRILFTGSIAGFMPGTFQAVYNGTKAFIDSFSIALRHEMRDTGVTVTVLMPGATQTRFFERAEMMDTKVGTDEKDNPADVARTGYEAMMAGEEQVISGWKNKLQVAAAHITPAGTLAEQHRKMAEPGSASRD
- a CDS encoding zinc-dependent alcohol dehydrogenase, with product MKALTWHGKGDIRCDQVQDPAIEDDRDVIIKVTCCAICGSDLHLMDGYMPTMESGDVLGHETMGEVVEVGRGHSKFKKGDRIVVPFNISCGECWFCQKGLFSLCDRSNPNAKQAAEVMGQSPAGLFGYSHLVGGYWGGQAEYLRVPFADVGPIKVPEGMDDEQVLFLSDIFPTGYMAAENAGIEPGDTVAIWGCGPVGQFAIQSAWMLGAGRVIAIDKVPERLAMAREHGKAETLDFSNSKIYDALMAMTDGRGPDRCIDCVGTEADAGASADSMLDKVKAAAFLGTDRPHVLREAIYCCRKGGTISIPGVYIGLVDHIPFGAAMNKGLTFRMGQTHTQRYLEPLLAKVQTGEIDPSFVITHRAGLEAGPDLYKTFRDKQDGCIKVVMRPHG
- a CDS encoding response regulator, whose amino-acid sequence is MVEDEWLIAEDVASDLRAAGYPVVGPVSSVAAALRLVEADKVDMALLDVQLNAETSLPIAEILLTRGTPFAFVTGYGRGDLPARFRNCKFVAKPASEAAILTAVADLASLRAKKP
- a CDS encoding CheR family methyltransferase, producing the protein MSVGRKGGHAVTARSIKFPIVGIGASAGGIPAMEGLFKGITDRPGMAFVIITHLSPKRNSLLHEVIDRYTEMPVVVVEDGVAVEPDHVYVMPENVTLVIENGVLHLRRPNGLTQERKPVDIFFSALADDQGEYSVGVILSGGDSDGTLGVKAIKERGGLTVAQAPDGYGPRNPDMPQSAIASGLIDVAVPAEEIGAKLEAYARGFDMLDGLTNEEDDHAADIDKVREQIYGILRSHSGHDFSGYKTKTFLRRIKRRMQIAQIQSINGYIDWLKKDPREVMNLFRDLLINVTNFFRDPDAFELLEQKIIPRLFEGKTATDTVRVWVPGCATGEEVFSIGILLREHMETLSAVPRVQIFATDIDEPALAVARAARYPEALMQGLSPERKQRFFNGDGESYVISNEIRELCIFSPHSVIRDPPFSRMDLVSCRNLLIYFGPAIQSRVLPVFHYSLKPGGYLFLGTSESVGQHENLFATVDKKHRLFQAREHASPHIRLPALIGDVHSGVFPAETAGLKKGTVGYPLRQAVEAQVLERFAPPHVLVNAEGDVVYYSARTGRYLEAPQGIPSRQLLTMARRGLRLDLRAALREATTTRRTVVRDNLAVEEDDERVQPIRLTIEPLAERGNGEPLYLVLFEPSGPTQARSDEAGGGRDSDSTADLERELRDTRERLQSTIEEYETALEEVKSSNEELVSVNEEAQSTNEELEASKEEMQSLNEELNTINAELTSKIEELDHANSDLRNLFESTDIATIFLDRSLVVRTFTPAASSFFSLRPSDVGRPLTDLSSQLDYPELKQHIDKVFETGETLNHHLARDSRGLFHMVRINPYRDKGNRIQGVVVTLVDVTTLARAEEHQQVLISELNHRVKNMLAVIASIANRTRDSSDTKEEFAEALIGRLHAMSRAYGLLTRERWKEASVKELLHQELEPFGIERIELDGDDVRLGPQQGLSLSMAIHELATNAAKYGALSKPRGRIGVRWAMDGDNFTLGWREKDGPPVKEPLNNGFGLNLLKGEIGYRLGGQVDTSFHKEGLEVQIAFSANHKDAP